The following are from one region of the Corynebacterium hindlerae genome:
- a CDS encoding 50S ribosomal protein bL37, producing the protein MSKRGRKRKDRRKSKANHGKRPNA; encoded by the coding sequence ATGAGCAAGCGTGGCCGCAAGCGTAAGGATCGCCGTAAGAGCAAAGCAAACCACGGCAAGCGCCCTAACGCATAA
- a CDS encoding aminoacyl-tRNA deacylase: MAKRKSASTAAIAQLIDANLPHRVHTFETHSHNYGAEAAELLHKELGVAEGRVFKTLVVDLSAGKGPRRELAVCCLPVTGSLSLKKAAKAHGVAKASMADPKLAERSSGYVVGGISPIGQKHPLPTVIDASAANHETVFVSGGRRGLDLEVTADVLLQATGGSLADLVAE; the protein is encoded by the coding sequence TTGGCTAAGAGAAAGTCGGCGAGCACCGCAGCAATAGCACAGCTTATCGACGCCAATCTGCCCCATCGCGTGCACACCTTTGAAACGCATTCCCACAATTACGGCGCAGAGGCGGCTGAGTTGTTGCACAAAGAGTTAGGTGTTGCGGAGGGGCGGGTGTTCAAAACACTGGTGGTGGACCTTAGCGCCGGGAAAGGGCCTCGGCGTGAGTTGGCGGTGTGTTGCCTTCCGGTTACTGGATCGTTGTCGTTGAAGAAGGCGGCGAAGGCGCACGGGGTGGCCAAAGCGTCGATGGCTGATCCGAAGTTGGCGGAGCGCAGTAGCGGATACGTGGTGGGAGGGATTTCACCGATTGGCCAAAAGCATCCGCTGCCGACGGTGATTGATGCCAGCGCGGCCAACCATGAGACGGTGTTTGTCTCCGGTGGGCGTCGTGGCCTTGACCTGGAGGTCACAGCGGATGTGCTGTTACAGGCCACGGGCGGTTCGCTAGCTGACTTGGTCGCCGAGTAA
- a CDS encoding sigma-70 family RNA polymerase sigma factor encodes MTDPALVERFEAEALPLLDQLYGGALRLTRNPSDAEDLVQETYMKAFKSFDSFKEGTNLKAWLYRIMTNTYINSYRKAQRQPAQLPTDDITDYQLYSTSSHQSTGLDSAEVEALKGLPDSEITDALNALSDDYRMVVYYADIEGLPYKEIADILGIPIGTVMSRLHRGRKQLREALKEVARSYGIGTKDQP; translated from the coding sequence ATGACTGACCCCGCGCTCGTCGAAAGGTTCGAGGCTGAGGCGCTTCCGCTACTAGATCAACTGTACGGCGGTGCGCTGCGTCTCACCCGCAACCCCTCCGACGCCGAGGATCTGGTGCAAGAAACGTACATGAAAGCCTTCAAATCCTTCGACAGCTTCAAAGAAGGCACCAACCTCAAAGCGTGGCTCTATCGCATTATGACGAACACGTACATCAACTCGTACCGCAAGGCGCAACGTCAGCCCGCTCAACTTCCTACGGACGACATTACCGACTACCAGCTTTACTCCACTTCCTCGCACCAATCCACCGGCCTCGATTCCGCCGAAGTGGAGGCCCTCAAGGGCCTCCCAGACTCCGAAATCACCGATGCGCTCAACGCCCTAAGCGACGACTACCGCATGGTCGTCTACTACGCAGACATCGAAGGACTACCCTACAAAGAAATCGCCGATATCCTCGGAATACCCATCGGCACCGTCATGTCACGACTCCACCGTGGAAGAAAACAACTACGCGAAGCGTTAAAAGAAGTAGCACGCAGTTACGGGATCGGAACCAAGGACCAGCCATGA
- a CDS encoding WhiB family transcriptional regulator — protein sequence MDWRHEAVCRDEDPELFFPVGNSGPALAQIAAAKMVCNRCPVTSQCLAWALESGQDAGVWGGMSEDERRALRRRKNRGRGRTRTTV from the coding sequence ATGGATTGGCGCCACGAAGCCGTATGCCGCGACGAAGACCCAGAGCTCTTCTTCCCAGTAGGCAACTCCGGCCCAGCACTCGCACAGATCGCAGCCGCAAAGATGGTATGCAACCGCTGCCCAGTAACCTCCCAGTGCCTCGCATGGGCACTCGAGTCCGGCCAGGACGCCGGTGTCTGGGGCGGTATGAGCGAAGACGAACGACGCGCACTCCGCCGCCGCAAGAACCGTGGCCGCGGCCGTACCCGCACCACCGTCTAA
- a CDS encoding Rv3212 family protein, whose product MNKTHRNTPLQRSPKDLIATAVITTVALTGITVAWAAAPIRHSELTPAEQPFESPVVLAALPSHLRETWRAADSAVPALVRPLVVDGLVITANGGTVSAMDPRTGQPVWTYTRDLEVCSLGLAFNSVVATYRNSAGCGDVTRIDAKQGTYEATRSAPAPDHVVPLASNDRVGTVSPERVELWRSDLVRTVEYGDKTAKQEPNQQPHEACTISSALSRKELLAVAETCPEQPDNTMLRFLSSTPDDSREPTVKADVSVPGSDAQLIGVGQKLASVYVPSSTPQLISYDDTGKEKSRLAVKPSRLVAEHLSSDTATAFAPETADLPHHMTWFDGERLYLLNPATLATEVIFEGAIGTGAAVGDRIAFPIPGGIAVGNWSTGKVEKTIPVDRKGYTGRVSLAVAGTTVVEKRGDAVVILRS is encoded by the coding sequence CGCCGATCCGACATTCTGAGCTCACCCCTGCAGAGCAACCTTTCGAGAGCCCGGTCGTGCTAGCAGCGCTTCCGTCTCATTTGCGGGAAACGTGGCGAGCTGCCGATAGCGCCGTCCCTGCCCTTGTCCGCCCCTTGGTGGTGGATGGGCTCGTGATCACCGCGAACGGTGGCACTGTGTCAGCAATGGATCCCCGCACGGGGCAGCCGGTGTGGACATACACCCGTGACCTTGAGGTGTGTTCCTTGGGCTTAGCCTTCAACTCCGTTGTCGCCACTTACCGCAACTCTGCGGGGTGCGGCGACGTCACCCGGATCGATGCCAAACAGGGCACCTACGAGGCGACACGGAGCGCCCCCGCCCCCGATCACGTGGTGCCCCTGGCTTCAAATGACCGCGTCGGCACTGTCAGCCCAGAGCGGGTCGAGCTCTGGCGCAGTGATCTCGTCCGCACCGTCGAGTACGGAGACAAAACTGCCAAGCAGGAGCCGAATCAGCAGCCTCATGAAGCCTGCACGATCTCATCGGCCCTGAGCCGCAAGGAGCTCCTTGCGGTGGCAGAAACCTGTCCTGAGCAGCCCGATAACACCATGCTCCGGTTCCTAAGCTCCACCCCGGATGACTCGCGCGAGCCCACCGTCAAGGCCGATGTCTCGGTACCTGGCTCCGACGCACAGCTGATTGGCGTTGGCCAGAAACTTGCCTCGGTATATGTACCGAGCAGCACGCCCCAGCTGATTTCTTACGACGATACCGGGAAGGAAAAATCCAGGCTCGCGGTGAAGCCGAGCCGCCTGGTGGCTGAGCACTTGAGCAGCGATACTGCGACTGCGTTTGCTCCGGAGACCGCGGACTTGCCACACCACATGACCTGGTTTGATGGCGAGAGGCTGTACCTTTTGAATCCGGCGACCCTTGCCACCGAGGTCATCTTCGAGGGGGCCATTGGCACAGGCGCTGCGGTCGGCGATCGCATCGCGTTCCCGATACCTGGTGGAATTGCTGTCGGGAATTGGAGCACGGGGAAGGTAGAAAAAACTATCCCCGTTGACAGGAAGGGCTACACCGGTAGGGTATCACTAGCTGTAGCGGGGACTACTGTCGTCGAGAAGCGCGGCGATGCCGTGGTGATCCTTCGCAGCTAG
- a CDS encoding diacylglycerol/lipid kinase family protein: MRCLLLTNPNSTSLTERSFRAALAPLLAVSNVTARHTQHPEHAAEIVRGLTRDDYDAVIVFGGDGTVNEVISGLLGPDPSQRPAPEELPRVAVVPTGSANVFARALGFPNNPVEAAHQLADLMAAGTYRRLPVGAVNDRWFCVNVGFGMDAEVIRRMDKLRDRGIPATPWNYSAIAHSAWRKLRRTPPHIHFDAWTHEEKHVTGDVPFVIVSNTNPWTYAGPVPIVTNPEHSMGSGCSLYALSRISDIDGSLAIISAIGIPLSNLLKNQLDFQETRVDDAVHITLSSQTKLKWQVDGEYAGANKELTITSFPESIDVICRKNHHFA, from the coding sequence ATGCGATGCCTGCTGCTGACCAACCCCAACTCGACGAGCCTCACCGAGCGTTCCTTCCGAGCTGCCCTCGCCCCACTGCTTGCGGTGAGCAACGTCACTGCCAGGCATACCCAACACCCCGAACACGCCGCCGAGATCGTACGGGGCCTGACCCGCGACGATTACGATGCAGTTATCGTCTTCGGTGGCGATGGCACCGTGAACGAGGTGATCAGCGGGCTGCTGGGTCCAGACCCTTCCCAGCGCCCCGCTCCCGAGGAACTTCCTCGGGTCGCGGTGGTGCCTACGGGGTCGGCCAACGTTTTCGCCCGCGCGCTGGGCTTTCCGAACAACCCCGTGGAGGCCGCCCACCAACTCGCTGACCTCATGGCTGCCGGCACTTATCGACGACTGCCGGTTGGCGCCGTGAATGACCGCTGGTTTTGCGTGAACGTCGGCTTCGGCATGGACGCTGAAGTGATCCGACGGATGGACAAACTCCGTGACCGTGGCATTCCAGCCACACCGTGGAATTACTCTGCCATTGCACACTCTGCGTGGCGCAAACTCCGCCGCACCCCACCACATATTCACTTTGATGCTTGGACACACGAGGAGAAACACGTAACCGGGGACGTGCCTTTTGTCATCGTGTCCAATACGAATCCGTGGACGTACGCGGGGCCAGTACCCATCGTCACCAATCCTGAGCACAGCATGGGAAGCGGATGCTCGTTGTATGCACTTTCGCGTATCTCCGACATCGATGGTTCCCTCGCCATCATCAGCGCAATAGGCATCCCATTAAGCAATTTGTTGAAAAACCAGCTCGACTTCCAAGAAACCCGAGTTGACGATGCGGTACACATCACTCTATCTTCACAAACGAAACTAAAGTGGCAGGTAGATGGCGAATATGCCGGAGCAAACAAAGAACTAACCATCACATCCTTCCCGGAATCCATCGATGTAATCTGCCGAAAAAATCATCACTTCGCGTGA
- a CDS encoding SOS response-associated peptidase, whose amino-acid sequence MCGRFVLFTTGESLLDATTAMLHDATVPVRAPHGTPPPRYNIAPTTVIPIVRRSPDASETLLEPARWGLLPHWKTDLSGPPLFNARAETVATKPSFRTAYRRGRCVIPLDGYYEWHNKQPYFVRPADSGMLWAAGLWDTGMNQLSATMITTEAVEPLAWLHHRLPRFLSPHEIPRWLAGDEDLLHPTEESLVAGLVATPADSAVGNVRNDYPELLGDQVS is encoded by the coding sequence ATGTGCGGACGCTTCGTTCTCTTTACCACAGGTGAGTCGCTCCTCGACGCCACCACAGCCATGCTTCACGACGCCACGGTGCCGGTCCGAGCACCCCACGGCACCCCGCCACCGCGCTACAACATCGCCCCTACCACTGTGATCCCCATCGTGCGCCGGTCGCCAGATGCCAGCGAAACACTCCTGGAACCAGCCCGGTGGGGCCTGCTGCCGCACTGGAAAACAGATCTTTCCGGCCCACCACTGTTCAACGCGCGGGCAGAAACCGTCGCCACCAAGCCCTCTTTTCGCACCGCCTATCGCCGTGGGCGCTGCGTGATTCCCCTGGACGGCTACTACGAGTGGCACAACAAGCAGCCCTACTTCGTCCGCCCGGCCGACAGTGGAATGCTGTGGGCAGCGGGGCTGTGGGACACTGGAATGAACCAACTATCCGCGACGATGATCACCACCGAGGCAGTGGAGCCACTGGCCTGGCTTCACCACCGCTTACCACGCTTCTTAAGCCCTCACGAGATCCCACGGTGGCTCGCTGGAGATGAAGACCTGCTACACCCGACTGAAGAATCCCTGGTGGCAGGCCTGGTAGCTACCCCCGCCGATTCTGCGGTAGGAAACGTTCGCAACGACTACCCAGAGTTACTCGGCGACCAAGTCAGCTAG
- the rsrA gene encoding mycothiol system anti-sigma-R factor, translating to MTNSHHRCECNCADAYTLLVELLDGDCCDATRAELRSRIEACPHCFEKLGIEEEVREILRRSCAAQAPLRLRQRISISIRVQRFS from the coding sequence ATGACAAACTCCCACCACAGGTGCGAATGCAATTGCGCCGACGCATACACACTCCTGGTCGAACTACTCGACGGCGACTGCTGCGACGCCACCCGCGCTGAACTGCGCTCCCGGATCGAAGCGTGCCCGCACTGCTTCGAAAAACTTGGCATCGAAGAAGAAGTCCGCGAAATCCTACGCCGATCCTGCGCCGCTCAAGCACCCCTACGCCTGCGCCAACGAATCTCCATTTCCATCCGCGTGCAACGGTTCTCGTAA